The proteins below are encoded in one region of Firmicutes bacterium HGW-Firmicutes-1:
- a CDS encoding glycosyltransferase, translating to MGKTQYSIIVPLFNEELVIGESYRRIKEVMDQTNESYEIVFINDGSRDQTENIAKEICQKDKNIKLISFSRNFGHQPAITAGMNEACGNAIIIIDADLQDPPAIMHNMIEKWKEGYDVVYGKRSKRAGETIFKRISAKIYYRLLSSITDVQIPVDVGDFRLIDRSVCDALNRLPEKNRYVRGLVSWVGFKQTFVEFEREERLLGETKYPLRKMIKLALDGITSFSNKPLKLASTLGYAVSALGFIYLIVILFQRIFTDTTITGWTSIIALLLILNGVTLIMLGVLGEYIGRIYDEMKARPVYIIKEKIGFEDTK from the coding sequence ATGGGGAAAACACAATATTCAATTATAGTACCGCTCTTCAATGAAGAGCTTGTAATTGGAGAGTCCTATAGAAGAATAAAAGAAGTGATGGACCAAACAAATGAAAGTTATGAAATTGTTTTCATTAATGACGGGAGTAGAGATCAAACTGAAAATATAGCAAAAGAGATTTGTCAAAAAGACAAAAACATAAAGTTAATCAGCTTTTCTAGAAACTTTGGACATCAACCTGCAATTACTGCTGGAATGAACGAGGCATGTGGAAATGCAATTATTATCATTGATGCTGATTTACAAGATCCACCAGCCATAATGCATAATATGATTGAAAAGTGGAAAGAAGGTTATGACGTTGTGTATGGTAAAAGAAGCAAACGTGCTGGAGAAACCATTTTCAAAAGAATTTCTGCAAAGATTTATTATCGATTACTCAGTAGCATTACAGATGTGCAAATTCCAGTTGATGTGGGAGATTTCAGATTAATTGATAGAAGCGTTTGTGATGCTTTAAATAGATTGCCAGAAAAAAATAGATACGTCAGGGGACTTGTAAGCTGGGTTGGTTTTAAACAAACCTTCGTAGAATTTGAAAGAGAAGAACGCCTACTAGGAGAAACAAAATATCCACTCAGAAAAATGATAAAATTAGCACTAGATGGAATAACTTCTTTTTCAAATAAACCACTAAAACTTGCTTCCACCTTAGGGTACGCCGTATCTGCCTTAGGATTTATTTATCTTATTGTAATACTATTTCAAAGAATCTTCACAGACACAACCATCACCGGATGGACAAGCATCATTGCCCTTTTACTCATATTAAATGGTGTTACCCTCATTATGCTAGGAGTATTAGGAGAATATATCGGCCGTATATACGATGAAATGAAGGCAAGACCAGTTTACATTATTAAAGAAAAGATAGGCTTCGAAGATACCAAATAA
- the csaB gene encoding polysaccharide pyruvyl transferase CsaB has protein sequence MRYMTNFLITGYYGFLNSGDDAILTSMCEGIIRLGIPTKTTILSNNPMATEEEYGVHATYRFNLLAVIKEIKNTDILLMGGGSLLQDRTSTRSLMYYLSILWLAKLFKKKCMIYANGIGPIRRKMNRFFTKLMVNRVDIITLREHLSVKELEKMGITKPLIKVTADPVFSLDLKAVSVKEILEQENVDASKPLVGVLFRDWKDKENYVIKMAKICDYVVEELKMTILFIPMKYPTDIAISNKIAEKMHCESYTLRKNYDVNTIIGIIGETKFVLSMRLHALLYAALKSVPMIGFIYDPKVKYFLKELKMYTIEDIEDFTFESVKYHIDEIMNHYQEIQENILKEVTILTAKASENETYLKQLVQQ, from the coding sequence ATGCGCTACATGACAAATTTTTTAATAACGGGATATTATGGGTTTTTGAATTCCGGAGATGATGCTATTTTAACATCAATGTGTGAGGGCATTATACGTTTAGGAATACCAACTAAAACTACCATTCTATCCAATAATCCAATGGCAACTGAGGAAGAGTATGGCGTACATGCCACTTACCGATTTAATCTTTTAGCAGTCATAAAAGAAATTAAAAATACAGATATTTTGCTAATGGGTGGAGGCAGTCTTTTGCAAGATCGTACAAGCACACGCTCATTAATGTATTATTTGAGTATTTTATGGTTAGCTAAACTTTTCAAAAAAAAATGTATGATTTATGCGAATGGCATAGGTCCTATTAGACGAAAAATGAATAGATTCTTTACTAAGCTGATGGTGAACAGGGTGGACATTATTACACTAAGGGAACACTTATCGGTAAAAGAGCTTGAAAAAATGGGTATAACGAAGCCTTTAATTAAAGTTACAGCGGACCCTGTATTTAGCCTTGACCTAAAAGCAGTATCAGTGAAAGAAATATTAGAGCAAGAAAATGTCGATGCATCAAAGCCGTTGGTTGGAGTTTTATTTAGAGATTGGAAAGACAAAGAAAATTACGTTATTAAGATGGCAAAGATATGTGATTATGTAGTTGAAGAGCTTAAAATGACTATATTATTTATACCTATGAAATATCCTACTGATATTGCGATATCTAATAAAATAGCAGAGAAAATGCATTGCGAAAGCTATACATTGAGAAAAAATTATGATGTTAATACGATTATTGGCATTATTGGGGAAACAAAATTTGTGCTCAGTATGAGACTTCATGCACTTTTGTATGCAGCTTTAAAAAGCGTGCCAATGATTGGGTTTATATATGATCCAAAGGTCAAGTATTTTCTTAAGGAACTAAAAATGTATACGATTGAAGATATCGAGGATTTTACTTTTGAGAGCGTAAAATATCATATCGATGAAATCATGAACCATTATCAAGAAATTCAAGAGAATATTCTAAAGGAAGTTACCATTCTCACTGCGAAGGCTAGTGAAAATGAAACATATTTGAAACAGTTAGTTCAACAGTAA